A stretch of Caenorhabditis elegans chromosome IV DNA encodes these proteins:
- the R05G6.1 gene encoding Phospholipid scramblase (Confirmed by transcript evidence) — protein sequence MTNTGRRTSSVTAQISRQARRFSTAIAPTLTKIEAVHILQKLDEVRVKMNDVAQLQGAIEHYVLRNSAQFDPVELDIINKEGYRIMQASVYPDEIILQEGSKKICEITLIDTEDTSSMLKIKHPVSGMTVYELRELGGTILIQTNTDELKGARVMTQTSGLSSLFLNCGCAFSKETWSVLTQDKIMANVRPNRSFWSENEIKIQWDPNCENELRLISLVFGIGQMVRVAFPQLFHIVKEFRQRNQ from the exons ATGACCAATACTGGACGGAGAACTTCTTCAGTTACTGCACAAATATCGAGACAAGCAAG ACGCTTCTCAACAGCCATCGCACCGACACTCACCAAAATTGAAGCAGTTCACATTCTACAGAAATTAGATGAAGTTCGAGTGAAAATGAATGATGTGGCACAG ctacaAGGAGCAATTGAACACTATGTGCTTCGAAACTCTGCACAGTTTGATCCTGTCGAATTGGATATTATCAACAAAGAAGGTTACAGAATCATGCAAG caagTGTCTATCCAGATGAGATAATTCTTCAAGAAGGCAGtaaaaaaatctgtgaaattaCGTTAATCGACACTGAAGACACAAGTAGCATGCTTAAAATCAAGCATCCGGTTTCTGGAATGACAGTCTATGAACTTCGTGAACTCGGTGGAACCATTCTCATTCAAACAAACACTGATGAATTGAAAGG GGCTCGAGTTATGACACAGACATCTGGATTGAgcagtttatttttaaactgtgGTTGTGCATTTAGCAAAGAAACGTGGTCAGTGCTGACACAAGACAAGATTATGGCAAATGTTCGACCGAATCGTTCATTTTGGTCAGAGAATGAGATTAAG attcaATGGGATCCGAACTGTGAAAACGAACTTCGTCTAATCTCTCTCGTATTTGGAATTGGACAAATGGTTAGAGTGGCTTTTCCTCAATTATTCCACATTGTCAAAGAATTCCGCCAACgaaatcaataa